A window from Manis javanica isolate MJ-LG chromosome 10, MJ_LKY, whole genome shotgun sequence encodes these proteins:
- the NR4A1 gene encoding nuclear receptor subfamily 4immunitygroup A member 1 isoform X4 yields MPCIQAQYGTPAPSPGPHDQLASDPLIRELSKPTMDLASPEAAPAAPTALPSFSTFMDGYTGEFDTFLYQLPGTAQPCSSTSSSASSTSSSSATSPASASFKFEDFQVYGCYPGTLNGPLDETLSSSGSDYYGSPCSAPSPSTPSFQPPQLSPWDGSFGPFSPSQTYEGLRAWTEQLPKASGPPQPPAFFSFSPHTGPSPNLAQSPLKLFPSQATHQLGEGESYPMPTAFPVLVPSSPHLDGPGMLDAPVTSAKARSGASGGTEGRCAVCGDNASCQHYGVRTCEGCKGFFKRTVQKNAKYICLANKDCPVDKRRRNRCQFCRFQKCLAVGMVKEVVRTDSLKGRRGRLPSKPKQLPDASPANLLTSLVRAHLDSGPSTAKLDYSKQPRPWVNIQELASKSMGGISAPLSPPELASKCMTQWPWRGALLGVLTPSDYPPKFQELVLPHFGKEDAGDVQQFYDLLSGSLEVIRKWAEKIPGFAELSPGDQDLLLESAFLELFILRLAYRSKPAEGKLIFCSGLVLHRLQCARGFGDWIDSILAFSRSLHSLVVDVPAFACLSALVLITDRHGLQEPRRVEELQNRIASCLKEHVSAVAGESQPASCLSRLLGKLPELRTLCTQGLQRIFYLKLEDLVPPPPIVDKIFMDTLPF; encoded by the exons ATGCCCTGTATCCAAGCCCAGTATGGAACACCAGCACCAAGCCCAGGACCCCATGACCAGCTGGCAAGTGACCCCCTGATCCGTGAGCTCAGCAAGCCCACCATGGACCTGGCCAGCCCTGAGGCAGCCCCCGCTGCCCCCACTGCCTTGCCCAGCTTCAGCACCTTCATGGATGGCTACACAGGAGAGTTTGACACCTTCCTCTACCAGCTGCCGGGAACAGCCCAGCCATGCTCCTCAACCTCCTCCTCGGCATCCTCCACATCCTCCTCCTCGGCCACCTcccctgcctctgcttccttcAAGTTCGAGGACTTCCAAGTGTACGGCTGCTACCCTGGCACCCTGAATGGCCCACTGGATGAGACCCTGTCCTCCAGCGGCTCTGACTACTACGGCAGCCCCTGCTCAGCCCCATCACCGTCCACACCCAGCTTCCAGCCACCCCAGCTCTCTCCTTGGGATGGCTCATTCGGTCCCTTTTCACCCAGCCAGACTTATGAGGGCCTGCGGGCATGGACAGAGCAGCTGCCCAAGGCTTCTGGCCCTCCCCAGCCGCCAGCCTTCTTTTCCTTCAGCCCCCACACCGGCCCCAGCCCCAACCTGGCCCAAAGCCCCCTGAAGCTGTTCCCCTCACAAGCCACCCACcagctgggggagggagagagctaCCCCATGCCGACGGCTTTCCCGGTCCTTGTGCCCTCTTCTCCACATCTTGACGGCCCAGGGATGCTGGATGCACCTGTGACCTCAGCCAAGGCCCGGAGTGGGGCTTCAGGTGGAACCGAGGGCCGTTGTGCTGTATGTGGGGACAACGCTTCATGCCAGCATTATGGTGTCCGTACCTGTGAGGGCTGCAAGGGCTTCTTCAAG CGCACAGTGCAGAAAAACGCCAAGTACATCTGTCTGGCTAACAAGGACTGCCCTGTGGACAAGAGGCGGCGAAACCGCTGCCAGTTCTGCCGCTTCCAGAAGTGCCTGGCTGTGGGCATGGTGAAGGAAG TTGTCCGGACAGACAGCCTGAAGGGACGGCGGGGTCGGCTCCCTTCAAAGCCCAAGCAGCTCCCAGATGCATCCCCTGCCAATCTCCTCACCTCCTTGGTCCGGGCGCACCTGGActcagggcccagcacagccAAACTGGACTACTCCAAG CAGCCTCGGCCCTGGGTTAATATTCAGGAATTGGCAAGCAAAAGCATGGGCGGAATCTCAGCTCCTCTCTCACCCCCGGAGCTGGCATCCAAGTGTATGACACAGTGGCCTTGGCGTGGGGCCCTTCTTGGGGTGCTGACCCCATCGGACTACCCTCCCAAGTTCCAGGAGCTGGTGCTGCCCCACTTTGGGAAGGAAGATGCTGGGGACGTGCAGCAGTTCTACGACCTGCTCTCAGGTTCCCTGGAGGTTATCCGCAAGTGGGCCGAGAAGATCCCTGGCTTTGCCGAGCTGTCTCCAGGCGACCAGGACCTGTTGCTGGAGTCAGCCTTCCTGGAGCTCTTCATCCTCCGTCTGGCCTACCG GTCTAAGCCGGCCGAGGGGAAGCTCATCTTCTGCTCTGGCTTGGTGCTGCACCGGCTGCAGTGTGCCCGCGGCTTTGGCGACTGGATTGACAGCATTCTGGCCTTTTCCCGGTCCCTGCACAGCTTGGTTGTCGACGTCCCTGCCTTCGCCTGCCTCTCTGCGCTTGTCCTCATTACAG ATCGACATGGGCTGCAGGAGCCACGGAGGGTGGAGGAGCTGCAGAACCGTATCGCCAGCTGCCTGAAGGAGCATGTCTCTGCCGTGGCAGGCGAGTCCCAGCCGGCCAGCTGCCTATCGCGCCTGCTGGGCAAGCTGCCTGAGCTGCGGACCCTGTGCACCCAGGGTTTGCAGCGCATCTTCTACCTCAAGTTGGAGGACTTGGTGCCCCCTCCACCCATCGTTGACAAGATCTTTATGGACACACTGCCCTTCTGA
- the NR4A1 gene encoding nuclear receptor subfamily 4immunitygroup A member 1 isoform X1 — MDAAAVQSSSPPAGARPRKAGVERRDEIAGPEMPCIQAQYGTPAPSPGPHDQLASDPLIRELSKPTMDLASPEAAPAAPTALPSFSTFMDGYTGEFDTFLYQLPGTAQPCSSTSSSASSTSSSSATSPASASFKFEDFQVYGCYPGTLNGPLDETLSSSGSDYYGSPCSAPSPSTPSFQPPQLSPWDGSFGPFSPSQTYEGLRAWTEQLPKASGPPQPPAFFSFSPHTGPSPNLAQSPLKLFPSQATHQLGEGESYPMPTAFPVLVPSSPHLDGPGMLDAPVTSAKARSGASGGTEGRCAVCGDNASCQHYGVRTCEGCKGFFKRTVQKNAKYICLANKDCPVDKRRRNRCQFCRFQKCLAVGMVKEVVRTDSLKGRRGRLPSKPKQLPDASPANLLTSLVRAHLDSGPSTAKLDYSKQPRPWVNIQELASKSMGGISAPLSPPELASKCMTQWPWRGALLGVLTPSDYPPKFQELVLPHFGKEDAGDVQQFYDLLSGSLEVIRKWAEKIPGFAELSPGDQDLLLESAFLELFILRLAYRSKPAEGKLIFCSGLVLHRLQCARGFGDWIDSILAFSRSLHSLVVDVPAFACLSALVLITDRHGLQEPRRVEELQNRIASCLKEHVSAVAGESQPASCLSRLLGKLPELRTLCTQGLQRIFYLKLEDLVPPPPIVDKIFMDTLPF, encoded by the exons AGATGCCCTGTATCCAAGCCCAGTATGGAACACCAGCACCAAGCCCAGGACCCCATGACCAGCTGGCAAGTGACCCCCTGATCCGTGAGCTCAGCAAGCCCACCATGGACCTGGCCAGCCCTGAGGCAGCCCCCGCTGCCCCCACTGCCTTGCCCAGCTTCAGCACCTTCATGGATGGCTACACAGGAGAGTTTGACACCTTCCTCTACCAGCTGCCGGGAACAGCCCAGCCATGCTCCTCAACCTCCTCCTCGGCATCCTCCACATCCTCCTCCTCGGCCACCTcccctgcctctgcttccttcAAGTTCGAGGACTTCCAAGTGTACGGCTGCTACCCTGGCACCCTGAATGGCCCACTGGATGAGACCCTGTCCTCCAGCGGCTCTGACTACTACGGCAGCCCCTGCTCAGCCCCATCACCGTCCACACCCAGCTTCCAGCCACCCCAGCTCTCTCCTTGGGATGGCTCATTCGGTCCCTTTTCACCCAGCCAGACTTATGAGGGCCTGCGGGCATGGACAGAGCAGCTGCCCAAGGCTTCTGGCCCTCCCCAGCCGCCAGCCTTCTTTTCCTTCAGCCCCCACACCGGCCCCAGCCCCAACCTGGCCCAAAGCCCCCTGAAGCTGTTCCCCTCACAAGCCACCCACcagctgggggagggagagagctaCCCCATGCCGACGGCTTTCCCGGTCCTTGTGCCCTCTTCTCCACATCTTGACGGCCCAGGGATGCTGGATGCACCTGTGACCTCAGCCAAGGCCCGGAGTGGGGCTTCAGGTGGAACCGAGGGCCGTTGTGCTGTATGTGGGGACAACGCTTCATGCCAGCATTATGGTGTCCGTACCTGTGAGGGCTGCAAGGGCTTCTTCAAG CGCACAGTGCAGAAAAACGCCAAGTACATCTGTCTGGCTAACAAGGACTGCCCTGTGGACAAGAGGCGGCGAAACCGCTGCCAGTTCTGCCGCTTCCAGAAGTGCCTGGCTGTGGGCATGGTGAAGGAAG TTGTCCGGACAGACAGCCTGAAGGGACGGCGGGGTCGGCTCCCTTCAAAGCCCAAGCAGCTCCCAGATGCATCCCCTGCCAATCTCCTCACCTCCTTGGTCCGGGCGCACCTGGActcagggcccagcacagccAAACTGGACTACTCCAAG CAGCCTCGGCCCTGGGTTAATATTCAGGAATTGGCAAGCAAAAGCATGGGCGGAATCTCAGCTCCTCTCTCACCCCCGGAGCTGGCATCCAAGTGTATGACACAGTGGCCTTGGCGTGGGGCCCTTCTTGGGGTGCTGACCCCATCGGACTACCCTCCCAAGTTCCAGGAGCTGGTGCTGCCCCACTTTGGGAAGGAAGATGCTGGGGACGTGCAGCAGTTCTACGACCTGCTCTCAGGTTCCCTGGAGGTTATCCGCAAGTGGGCCGAGAAGATCCCTGGCTTTGCCGAGCTGTCTCCAGGCGACCAGGACCTGTTGCTGGAGTCAGCCTTCCTGGAGCTCTTCATCCTCCGTCTGGCCTACCG GTCTAAGCCGGCCGAGGGGAAGCTCATCTTCTGCTCTGGCTTGGTGCTGCACCGGCTGCAGTGTGCCCGCGGCTTTGGCGACTGGATTGACAGCATTCTGGCCTTTTCCCGGTCCCTGCACAGCTTGGTTGTCGACGTCCCTGCCTTCGCCTGCCTCTCTGCGCTTGTCCTCATTACAG ATCGACATGGGCTGCAGGAGCCACGGAGGGTGGAGGAGCTGCAGAACCGTATCGCCAGCTGCCTGAAGGAGCATGTCTCTGCCGTGGCAGGCGAGTCCCAGCCGGCCAGCTGCCTATCGCGCCTGCTGGGCAAGCTGCCTGAGCTGCGGACCCTGTGCACCCAGGGTTTGCAGCGCATCTTCTACCTCAAGTTGGAGGACTTGGTGCCCCCTCCACCCATCGTTGACAAGATCTTTATGGACACACTGCCCTTCTGA
- the NR4A1 gene encoding nuclear receptor subfamily 4immunitygroup A member 1 isoform X2, producing MDAAAVQSSSPPAGARPRKAGVERRDEIAGPEMPCIQAQYGTPAPSPGPHDQLASDPLIRELSKPTMDLASPEAAPAAPTALPSFSTFMDGYTGEFDTFLYQLPGTAQPCSSTSSSASSTSSSSATSPASASFKFEDFQVYGCYPGTLNGPLDETLSSSGSDYYGSPCSAPSPSTPSFQPPQLSPWDGSFGPFSPSQTYEGLRAWTEQLPKASGPPQPPAFFSFSPHTGPSPNLAQSPLKLFPSQATHQLGEGESYPMPTAFPVLVPSSPHLDGPGMLDAPVTSAKARSGASGGTEGRCAVCGDNASCQHYGVRTCEGCKGFFKRTVQKNAKYICLANKDCPVDKRRRNRCQFCRFQKCLAVGMVKEVVRTDSLKGRRGRLPSKPKQLPDASPANLLTSLVRAHLDSGPSTAKLDYSKPRPWVNIQELASKSMGGISAPLSPPELASKCMTQWPWRGALLGVLTPSDYPPKFQELVLPHFGKEDAGDVQQFYDLLSGSLEVIRKWAEKIPGFAELSPGDQDLLLESAFLELFILRLAYRSKPAEGKLIFCSGLVLHRLQCARGFGDWIDSILAFSRSLHSLVVDVPAFACLSALVLITDRHGLQEPRRVEELQNRIASCLKEHVSAVAGESQPASCLSRLLGKLPELRTLCTQGLQRIFYLKLEDLVPPPPIVDKIFMDTLPF from the exons AGATGCCCTGTATCCAAGCCCAGTATGGAACACCAGCACCAAGCCCAGGACCCCATGACCAGCTGGCAAGTGACCCCCTGATCCGTGAGCTCAGCAAGCCCACCATGGACCTGGCCAGCCCTGAGGCAGCCCCCGCTGCCCCCACTGCCTTGCCCAGCTTCAGCACCTTCATGGATGGCTACACAGGAGAGTTTGACACCTTCCTCTACCAGCTGCCGGGAACAGCCCAGCCATGCTCCTCAACCTCCTCCTCGGCATCCTCCACATCCTCCTCCTCGGCCACCTcccctgcctctgcttccttcAAGTTCGAGGACTTCCAAGTGTACGGCTGCTACCCTGGCACCCTGAATGGCCCACTGGATGAGACCCTGTCCTCCAGCGGCTCTGACTACTACGGCAGCCCCTGCTCAGCCCCATCACCGTCCACACCCAGCTTCCAGCCACCCCAGCTCTCTCCTTGGGATGGCTCATTCGGTCCCTTTTCACCCAGCCAGACTTATGAGGGCCTGCGGGCATGGACAGAGCAGCTGCCCAAGGCTTCTGGCCCTCCCCAGCCGCCAGCCTTCTTTTCCTTCAGCCCCCACACCGGCCCCAGCCCCAACCTGGCCCAAAGCCCCCTGAAGCTGTTCCCCTCACAAGCCACCCACcagctgggggagggagagagctaCCCCATGCCGACGGCTTTCCCGGTCCTTGTGCCCTCTTCTCCACATCTTGACGGCCCAGGGATGCTGGATGCACCTGTGACCTCAGCCAAGGCCCGGAGTGGGGCTTCAGGTGGAACCGAGGGCCGTTGTGCTGTATGTGGGGACAACGCTTCATGCCAGCATTATGGTGTCCGTACCTGTGAGGGCTGCAAGGGCTTCTTCAAG CGCACAGTGCAGAAAAACGCCAAGTACATCTGTCTGGCTAACAAGGACTGCCCTGTGGACAAGAGGCGGCGAAACCGCTGCCAGTTCTGCCGCTTCCAGAAGTGCCTGGCTGTGGGCATGGTGAAGGAAG TTGTCCGGACAGACAGCCTGAAGGGACGGCGGGGTCGGCTCCCTTCAAAGCCCAAGCAGCTCCCAGATGCATCCCCTGCCAATCTCCTCACCTCCTTGGTCCGGGCGCACCTGGActcagggcccagcacagccAAACTGGACTACTCCAAG CCTCGGCCCTGGGTTAATATTCAGGAATTGGCAAGCAAAAGCATGGGCGGAATCTCAGCTCCTCTCTCACCCCCGGAGCTGGCATCCAAGTGTATGACACAGTGGCCTTGGCGTGGGGCCCTTCTTGGGGTGCTGACCCCATCGGACTACCCTCCCAAGTTCCAGGAGCTGGTGCTGCCCCACTTTGGGAAGGAAGATGCTGGGGACGTGCAGCAGTTCTACGACCTGCTCTCAGGTTCCCTGGAGGTTATCCGCAAGTGGGCCGAGAAGATCCCTGGCTTTGCCGAGCTGTCTCCAGGCGACCAGGACCTGTTGCTGGAGTCAGCCTTCCTGGAGCTCTTCATCCTCCGTCTGGCCTACCG GTCTAAGCCGGCCGAGGGGAAGCTCATCTTCTGCTCTGGCTTGGTGCTGCACCGGCTGCAGTGTGCCCGCGGCTTTGGCGACTGGATTGACAGCATTCTGGCCTTTTCCCGGTCCCTGCACAGCTTGGTTGTCGACGTCCCTGCCTTCGCCTGCCTCTCTGCGCTTGTCCTCATTACAG ATCGACATGGGCTGCAGGAGCCACGGAGGGTGGAGGAGCTGCAGAACCGTATCGCCAGCTGCCTGAAGGAGCATGTCTCTGCCGTGGCAGGCGAGTCCCAGCCGGCCAGCTGCCTATCGCGCCTGCTGGGCAAGCTGCCTGAGCTGCGGACCCTGTGCACCCAGGGTTTGCAGCGCATCTTCTACCTCAAGTTGGAGGACTTGGTGCCCCCTCCACCCATCGTTGACAAGATCTTTATGGACACACTGCCCTTCTGA
- the NR4A1 gene encoding nuclear receptor subfamily 4immunitygroup A member 1 isoform X3, with the protein MDAAAVQSSSPPAGARPRKAGVERRDEIAGPEMPCIQAQYGTPAPSPGPHDQLASDPLIRELSKPTMDLASPEAAPAAPTALPSFSTFMDGYTGEFDTFLYQLPGTAQPCSSTSSSASSTSSSSATSPASASFKFEDFQVYGCYPGTLNGPLDETLSSSGSDYYGSPCSAPSPSTPSFQPPQLSPWDGSFGPFSPSQTYEGLRAWTEQLPKASGPPQPPAFFSFSPHTGPSPNLAQSPLKLFPSQATHQLGEGESYPMPTAFPVLVPSSPHLDGPGMLDAPVTSAKARSGASGGTEGRCAVCGDNASCQHYGVRTCEGCKGFFKRTVQKNAKYICLANKDCPVDKRRRNRCQFCRFQKCLAVGMVKEVVRTDSLKGRRGRLPSKPKQLPDASPANLLTSLVRAHLDSGPSTAKLDYSKFQELVLPHFGKEDAGDVQQFYDLLSGSLEVIRKWAEKIPGFAELSPGDQDLLLESAFLELFILRLAYRSKPAEGKLIFCSGLVLHRLQCARGFGDWIDSILAFSRSLHSLVVDVPAFACLSALVLITDRHGLQEPRRVEELQNRIASCLKEHVSAVAGESQPASCLSRLLGKLPELRTLCTQGLQRIFYLKLEDLVPPPPIVDKIFMDTLPF; encoded by the exons AGATGCCCTGTATCCAAGCCCAGTATGGAACACCAGCACCAAGCCCAGGACCCCATGACCAGCTGGCAAGTGACCCCCTGATCCGTGAGCTCAGCAAGCCCACCATGGACCTGGCCAGCCCTGAGGCAGCCCCCGCTGCCCCCACTGCCTTGCCCAGCTTCAGCACCTTCATGGATGGCTACACAGGAGAGTTTGACACCTTCCTCTACCAGCTGCCGGGAACAGCCCAGCCATGCTCCTCAACCTCCTCCTCGGCATCCTCCACATCCTCCTCCTCGGCCACCTcccctgcctctgcttccttcAAGTTCGAGGACTTCCAAGTGTACGGCTGCTACCCTGGCACCCTGAATGGCCCACTGGATGAGACCCTGTCCTCCAGCGGCTCTGACTACTACGGCAGCCCCTGCTCAGCCCCATCACCGTCCACACCCAGCTTCCAGCCACCCCAGCTCTCTCCTTGGGATGGCTCATTCGGTCCCTTTTCACCCAGCCAGACTTATGAGGGCCTGCGGGCATGGACAGAGCAGCTGCCCAAGGCTTCTGGCCCTCCCCAGCCGCCAGCCTTCTTTTCCTTCAGCCCCCACACCGGCCCCAGCCCCAACCTGGCCCAAAGCCCCCTGAAGCTGTTCCCCTCACAAGCCACCCACcagctgggggagggagagagctaCCCCATGCCGACGGCTTTCCCGGTCCTTGTGCCCTCTTCTCCACATCTTGACGGCCCAGGGATGCTGGATGCACCTGTGACCTCAGCCAAGGCCCGGAGTGGGGCTTCAGGTGGAACCGAGGGCCGTTGTGCTGTATGTGGGGACAACGCTTCATGCCAGCATTATGGTGTCCGTACCTGTGAGGGCTGCAAGGGCTTCTTCAAG CGCACAGTGCAGAAAAACGCCAAGTACATCTGTCTGGCTAACAAGGACTGCCCTGTGGACAAGAGGCGGCGAAACCGCTGCCAGTTCTGCCGCTTCCAGAAGTGCCTGGCTGTGGGCATGGTGAAGGAAG TTGTCCGGACAGACAGCCTGAAGGGACGGCGGGGTCGGCTCCCTTCAAAGCCCAAGCAGCTCCCAGATGCATCCCCTGCCAATCTCCTCACCTCCTTGGTCCGGGCGCACCTGGActcagggcccagcacagccAAACTGGACTACTCCAAG TTCCAGGAGCTGGTGCTGCCCCACTTTGGGAAGGAAGATGCTGGGGACGTGCAGCAGTTCTACGACCTGCTCTCAGGTTCCCTGGAGGTTATCCGCAAGTGGGCCGAGAAGATCCCTGGCTTTGCCGAGCTGTCTCCAGGCGACCAGGACCTGTTGCTGGAGTCAGCCTTCCTGGAGCTCTTCATCCTCCGTCTGGCCTACCG GTCTAAGCCGGCCGAGGGGAAGCTCATCTTCTGCTCTGGCTTGGTGCTGCACCGGCTGCAGTGTGCCCGCGGCTTTGGCGACTGGATTGACAGCATTCTGGCCTTTTCCCGGTCCCTGCACAGCTTGGTTGTCGACGTCCCTGCCTTCGCCTGCCTCTCTGCGCTTGTCCTCATTACAG ATCGACATGGGCTGCAGGAGCCACGGAGGGTGGAGGAGCTGCAGAACCGTATCGCCAGCTGCCTGAAGGAGCATGTCTCTGCCGTGGCAGGCGAGTCCCAGCCGGCCAGCTGCCTATCGCGCCTGCTGGGCAAGCTGCCTGAGCTGCGGACCCTGTGCACCCAGGGTTTGCAGCGCATCTTCTACCTCAAGTTGGAGGACTTGGTGCCCCCTCCACCCATCGTTGACAAGATCTTTATGGACACACTGCCCTTCTGA